One genomic window of Cercospora beticola chromosome 5, complete sequence includes the following:
- a CDS encoding uncharacterized protein (antiSMASH:Cluster_10~SMCOG1169:sugar transport protein), with product MGWVSRIFSTGEEGSNRKLNAYNIWMLLFVSIGSMVYGYTASIIGSTLGQPTFIAYFQLATRPNGTQLIAATNGLFQAGGVIGTLTLPLFTDRWGRKAGLGVSALLALISGAALAGSTHIIVFLIFRFIAGASAFMILAAVPIWMSEVVPPYLRGALVNVHAISLVFGYFIQSWIGFGFYHWKEGGNWTWRVPILFQCLWPLMLLSGLYWVPESPRWLCMKDRGEEAKNILFRLHDDPSDPSHSFARAEYVQIQKQLTLDRTLDDSWMHIFRKPSLRKRLWLTIGTTGFIQCSGVLVINNYGPTLYRNLGFSETKQLLYPAAWLTLAVGLNAMASLLVDHFNRAKFLAIGVFGCMVTLIIEAALIAEFVPSNNSAALQAAVAMLFIFEIPYDWCLDGLQFTYISEIWPSHLRAKGMSAGVAMISLMNIMWLQAAPTAFETIGWKFYLCFIIPGTIGSVIMWFWFPDTKGKPLEEVAAIFGDVDEVAVYQRDIDISIDDKMGEKEGSVVYVEEAGVHKA from the exons ATGGGCTGGGTCTCACGTATCTTCTCCACTGGAGAAGAGGGAAGCAACAGAAAGCTCAATGCCTACAACATATGGATGCTGCTCTTTGTCTCCATCGGCAGCATGGTATATGGCTACACTGCCAGTATCATTGGCTCAACTCTGG GCCAACCCACCTTCATCGCATACTTCCAGCTCGCGACTCGTCCCAATGGCACCCAACTCATTGCAGCTACGAATGGCCTCTTTCAGGCCGGAGGTGTCATTGGCACTCTGACACTCCCTCTCTTCACCGATAGGTGGGGCAGGAAGGCTGGCTTGGGAGTG AGCGCTCTCCTTGCTCTTATCTCGGGCGCCGCACTGGCGGGAAGTACCCACATCATTGTATTCCTGATTTTCCGCTTCATTGCCGGAGCCAGCGCATTCATGATCCTTGCCGCCGTGCCAATCTGGATGTCCGAAGTGGTACCTCCTTACTTGCGAGGCGCTCTCGTCAACGTGCACGCCATCTCACTCGTGTTCGGTTACTTCATTCAATCGTGGATCGGCTTTGGCTTCTACCACTGGAAAGAGGGCGGAAACTGGACCTGGCGTGTCCCGATTCTTTTCCAGTGTCTCTGGCCGCTGATGTTGCTTAGTGGACTGTACTGGGTGCCTGAGAGTC CCCGTTGGTTGTGCATGAAAGACCGCGGCGAGGAAGCGAAGAACATTCTCTTCCGTCTGCACGACGATCCATCAGACCCTTCACACTCCTTTGCTCGAGCAGAGTACGTTCAAATCCAGAAACAGCTCACACTTGACCGCACGCTCGACGACAGCTGGATGCACATCTTCCGCAAACCATCTCTTCGCAAGCGTCTGTGGTTGACAATCGGCACTACCGGTTTCATCCAATGCTCCGGTGTGCTCGTCATCAACAACTACGGTCCCACACTGTACAGAAACCTCGGATTCTCCGAGACCAAGCAATTGTTGTACCCTGCAGCCTGGCTCACATTGGCTGTGGGTCTCAATGCCATGGCTTCCCTCTTGGTCGATCACTTCAACCGAGCCAAGTTCCTCGCCATCGGGGTCTTTGGCTGTATGGTCACCCTCATCATCGAAGCGGCTCTCATTGCCGAATTCGTCCCATCAAACAACTCTGCAGCACTTCAAGCGGCTGTGGCAATGCTCTTCATTTTCGAGATTCCGTATGACTGGTGTCTCGATGGACTTCAGTTCACCTACATCTCCGAAATCTGGCCCAGTCATCTCCGTGCCAAAGGCATGTCTGCGGGTGTGGCCATGATTTCGCTCATGAATATCATGTGGTTGCAGGCAGCTCCAACTGCTTTTGAGACTATCGGCTGGAAGTTCTACTTGTGCTTCATCATTCCTGGAACCATCGGCAGTGTCATCATGTGGTTCTGGTTCCCAGATACCAAGGGCAAGCCACTCGAAGAAGTTGCTGCCATCTTTGGAGACGTTGACGAGGTCGCTGTGTATCAAAGGGATATCGATATCAGCATTGACGATAAGATGGGAGAGAAGGAAGGTAGTGTTGTGTATGTTGAAGAGGCCGGCGTTCACAAGGCATAG
- a CDS encoding uncharacterized protein (antiSMASH:Cluster_10): MQYKFTFIQLALATSVLAAPMPAAEPTFGHGYGGGDGGGSVGGKGGINAGVGVNLGGLGGLGAGLGLGLGGKGGVGANVNIGASLGSIIGGLLGGIRGGGYGSGNVGGGGYGSGSGNIGGGGYGSANGGGAVNGGAGAGGYSSGGGKGTASGSVGAGAGAGAGAGAGGSKPPSYGGSQGGNGGNTETSPTPGSDDDDDKDDGSDGGSSQPPPSYGSNPPKTSPSAPKGY; the protein is encoded by the exons ATGCAGTACAAGTTCACTTTCATCCAGCTTGCGCTGGCAACCAGCGTTCTCGCTGCTCCTATGCCTGCTGCAGAGCCAACTTTTGGCCACGGATACGGCGGCGGGGACGGTGGCGGTAGCGTCGGTGGCAAGG GCGGAATCAACGCTGGAGTTGGCGTCAACCTTGGAGGCTTGGGTGGCCTCG GTGCCGGTCTTGGTCTTGGCCTGGGTGGCAAGGGTGGAGTAGGGGCCAACGTCAATATCGGTGCTTCACTTGGGTCTATCATTGGCGGTCTTTTGGGCGGCATTCGAGGGGGTGGTTATGGTTCAGGAAAcgtgggcggtggtggctatggatctggatctggcaacattggtggtggaggctaCGGATCCGCGAATGGTGGAGGCGCCGTGAACGGAGGTGCAGGTGCTGGTGGATATTCCAGTGGAGGGGGGAAAGGGACAGCGAGCGGCAGTGTtggcgctggagctggagctggagccgGAGCCGGAGCCGGTGGTTCAAAGCCCCCTAGCTACGGCGGCAGCCAAGGCGGCAACGGTGGCAACACCGAGACGAGCCCTACACCAGGCtcggatgacgatgatgacaagGACGACGGTTCTGACGGCGGAAGCTCCCAGCCACCACCATCGTACGGCTCCAACCCACCAAAGACGAGCCCAAGCGCACCAAAGGGCTACTAG